The following are from one region of the Paenibacillus sp. JZ16 genome:
- the gatA gene encoding Asp-tRNA(Asn)/Glu-tRNA(Gln) amidotransferase subunit GatA gives MSLFDYKLTEIHNKLQNKELSVTDLVDQAFTRISEREDRVKAFITLDEEGARSSAKALDERLASEGTRGLLFGLPVGIKDNIVTEGLRTTCASQFLSNFTPVYDATVVGKLRAADTVTIGKLNMDEFAMGGSNENSSFYPVRNPWDLERVPGGSSGGSAAAVAAGEAYFALGSDTGGSIRQPASYCGVVGLKPTYGLVSRFGLVAFASSLDQIGPLTKNVEDSAYVLQAIAGYDPMDSTSAKVDVPDYLSALSGDVTGLRIAVPKEYLGEGVDAEVKETVLNALKVLEAMGATWDEVSLPHTDYAVATYYLLASSEASSNLARFDGVRYGVRSDNAGSLIDLYHESRSQGFGDEVKRRIMLGTYALSSGYYDAYYLKAQKARTLIKQDFDKVFEQYDVIIGPTAPTTAFKLGAQVDDPLTMYLNDILTIPVSLAGVPAVSIPCGFADGLPVGMQIIGKAFDESTVLRVAHAYEQNTEHHKRRPEL, from the coding sequence TTGAGTCTGTTTGATTACAAGTTAACGGAGATACATAATAAGCTGCAGAATAAGGAGCTTTCCGTAACCGATCTGGTTGACCAAGCTTTTACCCGTATTTCCGAACGTGAGGATCGGGTGAAGGCATTTATTACTTTGGACGAAGAAGGCGCTCGTTCATCCGCCAAGGCTTTGGATGAGAGGCTGGCTTCAGAGGGAACGCGTGGACTGTTGTTCGGGCTTCCTGTCGGAATCAAGGATAATATCGTGACAGAAGGACTTCGCACCACATGCGCTAGTCAGTTTTTGTCCAATTTCACGCCGGTTTATGATGCAACGGTTGTCGGTAAATTGCGTGCAGCGGATACGGTGACAATCGGCAAGCTGAACATGGACGAGTTTGCAATGGGAGGCTCCAATGAGAATTCCAGCTTCTATCCCGTGCGCAACCCATGGGATTTAGAGCGGGTACCCGGCGGGTCAAGCGGCGGCTCGGCTGCGGCCGTAGCTGCAGGTGAAGCCTACTTTGCGTTGGGGTCGGATACAGGCGGCTCCATCAGGCAGCCTGCCTCTTATTGCGGTGTCGTGGGACTGAAGCCAACCTATGGCCTCGTATCCCGTTTCGGCCTTGTTGCCTTTGCATCATCGCTGGATCAGATCGGGCCTTTGACGAAAAATGTGGAAGATTCCGCTTATGTCCTGCAAGCCATTGCCGGTTACGATCCGATGGATTCGACATCTGCCAAAGTGGACGTGCCCGACTATCTGAGCGCATTATCCGGAGACGTTACCGGTCTTCGCATTGCTGTGCCTAAGGAATACCTGGGCGAGGGCGTTGACGCTGAAGTGAAGGAAACTGTCCTGAACGCACTGAAGGTGCTCGAAGCGATGGGCGCTACCTGGGATGAAGTTTCCCTCCCGCATACCGACTATGCGGTAGCAACATATTATTTGCTCGCTTCTTCGGAAGCCTCGTCGAACCTGGCCCGCTTTGACGGCGTGCGCTATGGCGTTCGTTCCGACAATGCAGGCAGCCTGATCGACTTGTATCATGAGTCCCGCAGCCAAGGCTTCGGCGATGAGGTGAAACGCCGCATCATGCTGGGTACCTATGCGCTTAGCTCGGGTTATTACGACGCCTATTATTTGAAGGCACAGAAAGCCCGTACACTTATCAAGCAGGACTTCGATAAAGTATTCGAGCAATATGATGTCATCATCGGACCTACAGCTCCGACTACGGCTTTCAAGCTCGGAGCTCAGGTCGACGATCCGCTGACGATGTATTTGAATGATATCCTGACGATTCCTGTCAGCTTGGCAGGTGTGCCGGCAGTCAGTATTCCTTGCGGATTCGCGGACGGACTGCCTGTAGGTATGCAAATCATCGGCAAAGCCTTTGATGAGTCGACCGTACTGCGCGTCGCGCATGCCTATGAGCAAAATACTGAACACCACAAACGGCGGCCTGAACTGTAA